The following coding sequences lie in one Apostichopus japonicus isolate 1M-3 chromosome 13, ASM3797524v1, whole genome shotgun sequence genomic window:
- the LOC139978242 gene encoding uncharacterized protein — MSYYDNAGFIIFIVILVVVKVLIYSLWIYARCTRKNRVQRRTLVVVQQPTQTVVQGVENPMYPVAHGGVWHGPYPSNAPPGVIPQDLPPRYEERAKTTGVSMPQENLTA; from the exons TTTTATTGTCATACTGGTTGTGGTAAAGGTGTTGATATATTCGCTCTGGATTTATGCTAGGTGCACTAGGAAAAATCGAGTACAAAGGCGTACACTCGTTGTCGTCCAACAACCAACTCAAACCGTG GTTCAAGGCGTAGAGAACCCAATGTACCCAGTAGCTCATGGTGGAGTATGGCATGGCCCCTATCCATCCAATGCACCCCCCGGTGTTATTCCCCAAGACTTACCACCGAGATACGAAGAGAGAGCAAAGACCACGGGGGTGTCCATGCCACAAGAAAACCTTACGGCATAG
- the LOC139978240 gene encoding uncharacterized protein, with product MSHYDNAGLAIFIVILVVVKVLIYSLCIYARGTRTYRVRRRTLVVVQHPTQTVVQGVENPMYPVAHGGWHGPYHGPHGMAPMVWHGPYPSNATPGVNPQDLPPRYEEKANTTGVCMPQENLMA from the exons ATGTCGCACTACGATAATGCTGGTTTAGCTAT TTTTATTGTCATACTGGTTGTGGTAAAGGTGTTGATATATTCGCTCTGCATTTATGCTAGGGGCACTAGGACATATCGAGTACGAAGGCGTACACTCGTTGTCGTCCAACACCCAACTCAAACCGTG GTTCAAGGCGTAGAGAACCCAATGTACCCAGTAGCTCATGGTGGATGGCATGGCCCCTATCATGGCCCCCATGGCATGGCCCCTATGGTATGGCATGGCCCCTATCCATCCAATGCAACCCCCGGTGTTAATCCCCAAGACTTACCACCGAGATACGAAGAGAAAGCAAACACCACCGGGGTGTGCATGCCACAAGAAAATCTTATGGCATAG